A window from Cydia amplana chromosome 12, ilCydAmpl1.1, whole genome shotgun sequence encodes these proteins:
- the LOC134652731 gene encoding coiled-coil-helix-coiled-coil-helix domain-containing protein 10, mitochondrial-like — translation MCSRCGGSNSSSPRRTPYSRAERQAPSRPPPIVVQPQRSVFRDAAAVAGGVTVGTTMGHIAGEAISSLFTGRRRQEVVEVLPRNYSMDQPPSGPCAYEIATFLNCAADHQDLTECAAFNEALKQCKKRHG, via the exons ATGTGCTCCCGATGTGGTGGATCAAACAGTTCTAG cCCGAGGAGGACACCGTACTCCAGGGCCGAAAGGCAAGCGCCGTCACGGCCGCCGCCGATCGTCGTCCAGCCGCAACGTTCGGTGTTCCGTGATGCTGCTGCTGTGGCGGGCGGCGTTACTGTCGGGACCACAATG GGTCACATAGCGGGTGAGGCTATCAGCAGCCTGTTCACCGGTCGCCGGCGCCAGGAGGTGGTGGAGGTGCTACCCCGCAACTATTCCATGGATCAGCCGCCGTCCGGTCCCTGCGCCTACGAGATAGCCACGTTTCTCAACTGCGCGGCGGACCATCAGGACCTGACTGAATGCGCTGCTTTCAATGAGGCGCTTAAGCAGTGCAAGAAGCGACATGGTTAG
- the LOC134652933 gene encoding coiled-coil-helix-coiled-coil-helix domain-containing protein 2-like: MPRRGRSASPPPAPQRRAAPAPAPAPSRVPAAAPVSTPAPMAAAPQQPSLFGQMAATAGGVAVGSAVGHVAGSALTGMFSGGGSSEPAPQQAAPAAPAPAYNQGQQPTGPCAWEIKQFIECAQQQHDLTLCEGFNEALRQCKINNHL; encoded by the exons atgcCTAGACGCGGACGATCAGCAAGCCCACCGCCAGCCCCTCAGCGAAG GGCTGCGCCAGCACCAGCACCCGCGCCGAGCCGAGTTCCGGCTGCCGCGCCTGTTTCTACACCCGCACCGATGGCCGCTGCGCCCCAGCAGCCCTCGCTGTTCGGACAAATGGCTGCCACGGCTGGGGGAGTCGCCGTTGGCTCCGCTGTG GGTCACGTGGCTGGTAGTGCTCTAACTGGCATGTTCAGCGGAGGTGGCAGCAGCGAGCCCGCACCGCAACAAGCAGCTCCGGCAGCACCAGCCCCTGCCTACAACCAGGGACAACAGCCAACTGGACCTTGCGCCTGGGAGATCAAACAGTTCATCGAGTGTGCCCAACAGCAGCACGATCTCACCCTGTGTGAGGGCTTCAATGAGGCTCTCCGCCAGTGCAAAATTAACAACCATTTGTAA